From the Maioricimonas rarisocia genome, one window contains:
- a CDS encoding DNA gyrase/topoisomerase IV subunit A codes for MGKRKATRKGPSQADADSNGHAPDEIQFVSISEETRRRYLNYAMSVIMSRALPDVRDGLKPVQRRILYVMYQELRLTSDAKYKKCAKICGDTTGNYHPHGTAAVYDALVRLAQDFTFRETLVDGQGNFGSIIGLPPAAERYTEARLTPIAAELMSELRYQTVETRPNYDATRDEPVVLPSRFPNLLVNGTQGIAVGMATNIPPHNLREIIKACLFLIDNPEASVAQLMRSVKGPDFPLGGRIVTDRKELRDIYEEGRGSIKVRAEWRFDTQGRKEVKNRLVIYSIPYGVETGPLMQAIGEILHSRKLPQLVDIADESDDNHGLRLVLELKNGSDPEAVMTYLYKHTNLEQNFGYNATCLVPDEHGVLVPDRCPLNRLLKYFLDFRFETVRKRFEFQLAQLEKRIHILNGFVIVFDGLDRAIKIIRGSSGKQDAAEKLMAEFPLDEIQTNAILELQLYRISQLEIGRIREELAEKEKEAKRIRSILKSDKKLWGVVGKELQEISDEYGSKRRTTLGSAEEVAEFDPQAYILRENTNVVITTDGWIRRMGKISSVDKLRLREGDEVLDVLPTSTLESVIFFSSDGTAHTLPVTEIPPSTGYGEPLAKHVRLSDGANIIAAVSTDARFTPEDTEVADQPVPAPYLLVATAAGQVMRVSLSAYRTASTKNGRKYCRLVSGDRVVHVQLVEEEDTVFLVSRKARLIHFPVGEVPVLAGAGKGVKGLKLSDAGDEVLGAQRLTRPSDVLKVINDNDKELSFGQMKYSVTSRGGKGVKTSQRTGLQRIIRPDINLIDWAEVET; via the coding sequence TTGGGGAAACGGAAAGCCACGCGGAAGGGCCCTTCACAGGCCGATGCGGATTCGAACGGCCACGCGCCGGACGAGATTCAGTTTGTTTCGATCAGCGAGGAGACGCGGCGGCGGTACCTGAACTACGCAATGTCCGTGATCATGTCGCGGGCCTTGCCGGACGTGCGCGACGGCCTCAAGCCGGTGCAGCGGCGGATCCTGTACGTGATGTACCAGGAGCTGCGGCTCACCTCGGACGCGAAGTACAAGAAGTGCGCGAAGATCTGCGGTGATACGACCGGCAACTATCACCCACACGGGACAGCGGCCGTCTACGATGCTCTGGTCCGGCTCGCCCAGGACTTCACATTTCGTGAAACACTCGTCGACGGGCAGGGGAACTTCGGCTCGATCATCGGACTGCCGCCGGCCGCCGAGCGATACACCGAAGCACGACTGACGCCGATCGCCGCGGAGCTGATGAGCGAGCTTCGCTATCAAACGGTCGAAACGCGGCCCAACTACGATGCGACCCGGGACGAACCGGTCGTTCTGCCATCGCGCTTTCCGAACCTGCTGGTGAACGGGACGCAGGGGATCGCGGTGGGGATGGCGACGAACATTCCGCCGCACAACCTGAGAGAGATCATCAAAGCCTGCCTGTTCCTGATCGACAATCCCGAAGCGTCGGTCGCGCAGCTGATGCGATCGGTGAAGGGGCCGGACTTCCCTCTCGGAGGGCGGATCGTCACGGACCGCAAGGAACTGCGGGACATCTACGAAGAGGGCCGCGGCAGCATCAAGGTGCGCGCCGAGTGGCGGTTCGACACGCAGGGCCGCAAGGAAGTCAAGAACCGACTGGTGATCTACTCGATTCCGTACGGGGTCGAGACGGGACCGCTGATGCAGGCGATCGGTGAGATCCTGCATTCCCGCAAGCTGCCGCAACTGGTGGATATCGCCGACGAATCGGACGACAACCACGGCCTGCGGCTGGTACTGGAACTGAAGAACGGCTCGGATCCCGAAGCCGTGATGACGTACCTGTACAAGCACACGAATCTCGAGCAGAACTTCGGCTACAACGCGACCTGCCTGGTGCCGGACGAGCATGGCGTGCTGGTGCCGGACCGCTGTCCGCTCAATCGGCTGCTGAAGTACTTTCTCGATTTCCGGTTCGAGACGGTCCGCAAGCGATTCGAGTTCCAGCTCGCGCAGCTGGAGAAGCGGATTCACATTCTCAACGGATTCGTGATCGTCTTTGACGGTCTGGACCGGGCGATCAAGATCATCCGCGGCAGCAGTGGCAAGCAGGACGCCGCCGAGAAGCTGATGGCAGAGTTTCCGCTCGACGAGATCCAGACGAATGCGATTCTCGAGCTGCAGCTGTACCGGATTTCGCAGCTGGAGATCGGCCGAATCCGCGAAGAGCTCGCGGAGAAGGAGAAGGAAGCGAAGCGAATCCGCTCGATCCTGAAGTCCGACAAGAAGCTGTGGGGTGTGGTCGGCAAGGAACTGCAGGAGATCTCGGACGAATACGGTTCGAAGCGGCGGACGACGCTGGGATCGGCCGAGGAAGTGGCGGAGTTCGATCCGCAGGCGTACATTCTGCGCGAGAACACCAACGTGGTGATCACGACGGACGGCTGGATCCGGCGGATGGGGAAGATCTCATCTGTCGACAAGCTGCGGCTGCGGGAGGGGGACGAAGTTCTCGACGTTCTGCCGACCAGCACGCTCGAGTCGGTGATCTTCTTTTCGAGCGACGGGACGGCGCACACGCTGCCGGTGACAGAGATCCCCCCGTCGACCGGCTACGGCGAGCCTCTGGCCAAGCACGTCCGGTTGAGCGATGGTGCGAATATCATTGCCGCGGTCTCGACCGATGCCCGATTCACGCCGGAGGACACCGAGGTGGCCGACCAGCCGGTGCCGGCACCGTACCTGCTTGTGGCGACAGCTGCCGGCCAGGTGATGCGAGTATCGCTGAGCGCGTACCGGACGGCTTCGACGAAGAACGGTCGGAAGTACTGCCGGCTGGTTTCGGGCGACCGTGTCGTTCACGTTCAGCTGGTCGAAGAGGAGGACACGGTCTTCCTCGTCTCCCGGAAGGCGCGGCTGATTCACTTCCCGGTCGGCGAGGTTCCCGTGCTCGCAGGGGCGGGCAAAGGCGTGAAGGGGCTGAAGCTTTCGGATGCCGGGGACGAAGTGCTGGGTGCCCAGCGGCTGACGCGTCCCAGCGACGTTCTGAAGGTCATCAACGACAACGACAAGGAACTGAGCTTCGGCCAGATGAAGTACAGTGTGACGTCGCGGGGGGGCAAGGGTGTGAAGACCAGCCAGCGAACGGGCCTGCAGCGGATCATCCGCCCCGACATCAACCTGATCGACTGGGCAGAGGTCGAAACGTAG
- a CDS encoding Gfo/Idh/MocA family protein, whose product MSRDSNPTSADHTQARNDSGANRRDFLKTGTASVAAGSLLGTFAGSAGVYAAGDDILKVGLVGCGGRGTGAANNALKADPYAKLVALGDVFPEKIERSIRSLKAQKAIADRVEVDEDHQFVGLDSYQKVIDSVDVVLLCTPPGFRPVQLRAAVDAGKHIFTEKPMATDGPGVRSVIESVRIAKEKNLAVVAGFCWRYDSAKQAFFERLHNGDIGQIQSAYGTYLTSPVKPMPPSDTRPEGMSDLEWMVRNWYNFTWLSGDGLVEQACHTVDWVAWAFGDKPPASCTAVGGRQIPAEGGNIFDHIEVNYLWEDGRRGFLAQRQIPGCHNENNFYVHGTGGQGTMTRRGTETVGEERWRYKGPTPNMYDVEHQELFLSIRDGKPINDGDRMVNSTLMAIMGRMAGYTGKEVTWEQALNSQDELVPEITAGWETPVEFRPMARPGLTPLV is encoded by the coding sequence ATGAGTCGGGATTCGAATCCGACAAGTGCGGATCACACACAGGCGCGGAACGATTCGGGTGCGAATCGTCGCGATTTCCTGAAGACGGGAACGGCCTCGGTCGCGGCCGGATCACTGCTGGGGACGTTTGCCGGCTCGGCGGGTGTCTACGCTGCCGGCGATGACATTCTCAAAGTCGGCCTGGTCGGCTGCGGAGGTCGTGGGACGGGTGCGGCCAACAACGCCCTGAAGGCGGATCCGTATGCGAAACTGGTCGCTCTGGGGGACGTGTTTCCGGAAAAGATCGAACGGAGCATCCGCTCGCTGAAAGCGCAGAAGGCGATTGCGGACCGCGTCGAAGTGGACGAGGACCATCAGTTCGTCGGTCTCGATTCGTACCAGAAGGTGATCGACAGTGTCGACGTCGTGCTGCTGTGCACGCCGCCCGGATTCCGTCCGGTGCAGCTGCGGGCCGCCGTCGATGCCGGCAAGCACATCTTCACCGAGAAGCCGATGGCGACCGACGGTCCGGGCGTCCGCTCGGTGATCGAATCGGTGCGGATCGCCAAGGAGAAGAATCTGGCCGTCGTTGCCGGTTTCTGCTGGCGATATGACTCGGCCAAGCAGGCGTTTTTCGAGCGGCTGCACAACGGCGACATCGGTCAGATCCAGAGTGCCTATGGCACGTATCTGACGTCGCCGGTCAAGCCGATGCCGCCCTCAGATACCCGTCCGGAAGGGATGAGCGATCTCGAGTGGATGGTGCGGAACTGGTACAACTTCACGTGGCTGTCGGGTGACGGCCTTGTGGAACAGGCCTGCCACACCGTCGACTGGGTCGCGTGGGCGTTCGGCGACAAGCCGCCGGCCAGCTGCACCGCCGTGGGTGGTCGCCAGATTCCGGCTGAAGGTGGCAACATCTTCGACCACATCGAAGTGAACTACCTGTGGGAAGATGGCCGTCGCGGGTTCCTGGCCCAGCGGCAGATCCCCGGGTGCCACAACGAGAACAACTTCTACGTTCACGGCACCGGCGGTCAGGGAACCATGACCCGTCGCGGGACCGAGACCGTCGGCGAAGAGCGGTGGCGGTACAAGGGACCGACGCCGAACATGTACGACGTCGAGCACCAGGAGCTGTTCCTGTCGATCCGTGACGGCAAGCCGATCAATGATGGCGACCGGATGGTCAACAGCACGCTGATGGCCATCATGGGCCGGATGGCCGGTTACACCGGCAAGGAAGTGACCTGGGAACAGGCACTGAACTCGCAGGATGAGCTTGTGCCGGAGATCACCGCCGGTTGGGAAACTCCGGTGGAGTTCCGTCCGATGGCTCGTCCTGGACTGACGCCGCTGGTGTGA
- a CDS encoding DUF420 domain-containing protein, which yields MSSGFLGNDASFMLDVVVSALVLVVPLLAYSLYTVKVSHNFVRHKNLQLLLAGVLLVAVTAFEIDMRLHGGWVNIVNKDPSQPRLDASQLDEVRQILYIHLVFAVSTPLLWGVTIYLALRRFANPPVPGAHSRLHKTLGWLSTIDLTLTSVTGLWFYYVAFVG from the coding sequence ATGAGCAGTGGATTCCTCGGCAACGATGCGTCGTTCATGCTGGACGTGGTCGTCAGCGCACTGGTGCTGGTGGTTCCGCTGCTGGCCTACAGCCTGTACACGGTGAAGGTGTCGCACAACTTCGTGCGTCACAAGAACCTGCAGCTGCTGCTTGCCGGGGTGCTGCTGGTTGCGGTGACCGCCTTCGAGATCGACATGCGGCTGCATGGCGGCTGGGTGAACATCGTCAACAAGGATCCTTCGCAGCCGCGGCTGGATGCTTCGCAGCTCGACGAGGTCCGGCAGATTCTGTACATCCACCTGGTGTTTGCGGTGAGCACGCCCTTGCTGTGGGGGGTGACGATCTATCTCGCATTGCGGCGGTTCGCGAATCCGCCGGTTCCCGGCGCTCACAGTCGGCTGCACAAGACGCTCGGCTGGCTGTCGACGATCGATCTGACGCTGACGTCGGTGACGGGGCTGTGGTTCTATTATGTGGCGTTTGTGGGGTAG
- the kdsB gene encoding 3-deoxy-manno-octulosonate cytidylyltransferase produces MKTYGIIPARLDSTRLPGKMLLQETGKPVIQHTWEAASRSESLDEVIIATDSPEIAEAANRFGARVEMTGVHPTGTDRIAEVVRRSCPDAEAIVNVQGDEPEIAPETIDTLVEALRSHPESEMATLATPIRELAVLLDRSCVKVVCAADGRAMYFSRLPIPGIQGREPSEILGAGAADDPYALEPPWLLHLGIYAYRREFLLAFTEMPASRLENLENLEQLRALEAGASLHVAVVSHRAVGIDTSEDYARFVERQRARADGDA; encoded by the coding sequence ATGAAGACTTACGGCATCATCCCAGCTCGCCTCGATTCGACCCGCCTGCCGGGAAAAATGCTCCTGCAGGAGACGGGCAAACCTGTGATCCAGCATACCTGGGAGGCCGCCTCCCGCTCCGAATCGTTGGACGAGGTCATCATTGCCACCGACAGCCCCGAAATCGCCGAAGCGGCCAATCGCTTCGGGGCCCGCGTCGAAATGACCGGCGTCCATCCGACCGGCACCGACCGGATCGCGGAGGTCGTCCGCCGCAGCTGCCCCGATGCCGAGGCAATCGTCAACGTCCAGGGGGACGAACCGGAAATCGCTCCCGAGACGATCGACACCCTCGTCGAGGCACTCCGGTCCCATCCGGAGTCGGAAATGGCGACCCTCGCCACGCCGATCCGCGAACTGGCCGTCCTGCTCGACCGCTCCTGCGTGAAGGTCGTCTGCGCCGCGGATGGCCGCGCGATGTATTTCAGCCGGCTTCCCATCCCCGGCATTCAGGGCCGGGAACCCTCCGAAATCCTCGGAGCCGGGGCCGCCGACGATCCCTACGCCCTCGAGCCCCCCTGGCTGCTGCACCTGGGCATTTACGCCTACCGCCGCGAATTCCTCCTCGCATTCACCGAAATGCCCGCCTCGCGGCTCGAAAATCTGGAAAACCTGGAGCAGTTACGGGCCCTCGAGGCAGGAGCCTCGCTGCATGTGGCCGTCGTCTCCCACCGGGCGGTTGGCATCGACACCTCCGAGGATTATGCTCGCTTCGTCGAGCGACAACGGGCCCGGGCGGACGGCGACGCCTGA
- a CDS encoding CTP synthase has product MTKHIFVTGGVVSSLGKGLTSASIGLLLERRGLNVRMQKLDPYINVDPGTMSPYQHGEVYVLDDGSETDLDLGHYERFTSGPLSHKSNYTTGRIYQSVIQKERRGEYLGGTVQVIPHVTDEIKSAVLDLGGPDIDVVITELGGTVGDIEGLPFLEAIRQIPLDVGKENCLFIHLTLVPYLKAAREVKTKPTQHSVGLLRQIGIQPDILVVRTERPLGRDNSEKIALFCNVDKNAVIEEMDKEFSIYEVPVGLAEHRIDRLILGKLGVQAAELNIDDWRELMQRIRNPQHEVTIAVVGKYIDHRDAYKSIYESLDHAGFAHQTRVLVKRIEAEEFENQDPEMLLRGVDGLLVPGGFGYRGIEGKIQAIQFARECEIPYFGICLGMQCAVIEFARNVLGLKQANSTEFAADASHPVICMLEEQKEITDKGGTMRLGAQPCRVAEGSRAAEVYQADEVMERHRHRYEFNPEYRTMFAEAGMHATGTSPDNTLVEVVEIPDHPWFVAVQYHPEFKSKPQQPHPLFQGFIKAAIQRRVSRSQFPA; this is encoded by the coding sequence ATGACCAAGCATATCTTCGTGACCGGTGGAGTTGTCAGCTCGCTCGGAAAAGGGCTGACCTCGGCATCGATCGGGCTCCTGCTCGAACGCCGCGGACTCAACGTCCGCATGCAGAAACTCGACCCCTACATCAACGTCGATCCCGGCACGATGAGCCCGTACCAGCACGGCGAGGTCTACGTGCTCGATGACGGCTCCGAAACCGACCTCGATCTCGGTCACTACGAACGCTTCACCAGCGGACCGCTCTCCCACAAGTCCAATTACACCACCGGACGGATCTACCAGAGCGTCATCCAGAAAGAACGCCGCGGCGAGTACCTCGGCGGCACCGTCCAGGTCATTCCGCACGTCACCGACGAAATCAAATCGGCTGTCCTCGACCTCGGCGGCCCCGACATCGACGTCGTCATCACCGAGCTGGGCGGCACCGTCGGCGACATCGAGGGACTCCCCTTCCTCGAAGCCATCCGCCAGATCCCGCTCGACGTCGGCAAGGAAAACTGCCTCTTCATTCACCTCACGCTCGTCCCCTACCTCAAGGCGGCGCGCGAAGTGAAGACGAAGCCGACCCAGCACAGCGTCGGACTCCTGCGGCAGATCGGTATCCAGCCCGACATCCTCGTCGTGCGCACCGAACGCCCCCTCGGCCGGGACAACTCCGAGAAGATCGCGCTCTTCTGCAACGTCGACAAGAACGCCGTCATCGAGGAGATGGACAAGGAGTTCTCCATCTACGAAGTCCCCGTCGGACTCGCCGAGCACCGCATCGACCGCCTCATCCTCGGCAAACTCGGCGTGCAGGCGGCCGAACTGAACATCGACGACTGGCGGGAATTGATGCAGCGGATCCGCAACCCGCAGCACGAGGTGACCATTGCCGTCGTCGGCAAGTACATCGACCACCGCGACGCCTACAAGTCGATCTACGAATCCCTCGACCACGCCGGCTTTGCTCACCAGACCCGCGTCCTCGTCAAGCGGATCGAAGCCGAAGAGTTCGAGAACCAGGATCCCGAGATGCTTCTCCGCGGCGTCGACGGACTGCTCGTTCCCGGCGGCTTCGGCTATCGCGGCATCGAAGGCAAGATCCAGGCCATCCAGTTCGCCCGGGAATGCGAGATCCCGTACTTCGGCATCTGCCTCGGCATGCAGTGCGCGGTCATTGAATTCGCCCGCAACGTGCTCGGCCTCAAGCAGGCCAACAGCACCGAATTTGCCGCCGACGCCTCACACCCTGTGATCTGCATGCTCGAAGAGCAGAAGGAAATCACCGACAAGGGAGGAACGATGCGGTTGGGGGCCCAACCCTGCCGTGTCGCCGAAGGCTCCCGCGCTGCCGAGGTCTATCAGGCCGACGAAGTGATGGAACGGCACCGGCACCGGTACGAGTTCAATCCCGAGTACCGTACGATGTTTGCCGAAGCCGGCATGCACGCGACCGGAACCAGCCCCGACAACACCCTCGTCGAAGTGGTCGAGATCCCCGATCACCCCTGGTTCGTCGCCGTGCAGTATCACCCGGAGTTCAAGTCGAAGCCCCAGCAGCCGCATCCGCTGTTCCAGGGTTTTATCAAGGCGGCGATCCAGCGACGCGTCTCACGCTCGCAGTTTCCAGCCTGA